The Polyangium aurulentum genomic interval GCGGCCATCATCGAGCGCGATCCGGGCCTGCTGTCGAAGCTCTACGCGGCGCAGAAGCGCATCGGCGGGGCCACCGATCTCGACCAGGTCCTCATCGAGGTCGCCGACGCCGCGCTCTTTCTGGTCCCCGGCGCGACGCACGCCACGGTGATCCTGCGCGACGACGAGGACGGCCGCGAGCAGGGCGCCGCAGCCTACGTGCCCGTGATGACGCGCGTGCGCCTGCCGAACGGCGCGGGCGGCCCTCCGCGCGGCCCGGTGCCCCTCGCGCGCAGCGTCTACCGCAAGGTCGTCAAGGAGCGCGCGGCCGTGCTCGCCGCCGACGCGCCCACCGACGTCGGACAGACCGAGTCGATCATGGGCGCCTCGATCCGCAGCACCATCGGCGTGCCGCTGTGGCGCGGCGAGGACATCATCGGCGTGCTCCAGATCGACAACCGCAGCGCCCCCGGCATGCTCCACGCGACCGACGTCGAGCTGTTCGGCGTGCTCGCCGCCAACGCCTCGCTCGCGGTCGCGAACGCGCGCCTCATCAAGCGCCTCGTCAACGCCGAGGACCGGCTGCAGAAGGAGAACAGCTTCCTGAAGGGCCGCGAGGAGCGGCGCCGCGGCGGCGGCAAGGAGGTCACCATCATCGGCGGGAGCGAGCCCATGACGCGCGTGCTCGGCCAGCTCGAGAAGGTGGTCGACACGCGCGTCACCGTGCTCATCGAGGGCGAGACGGGCACGGGCAAGGAGGTCATCGCCGCGGCGATCCACTACCGCTCGCGCCGCCGCGACAAGCTCTTCGTCGCGCAGAACTGCGCCGCGCTCGCCGAGACGCTGCTCGAGAGCGAGCTGTTCGGGCACAAGAAGGGCTCGTTCACGGGCGCCACCGAGGAGAAGAAGGGCCTGTTCGAGATCGCCGACGGCGGCACGCTCTTCCTCGACGAGATCACCGAGACGCCGATGTCCTTGCAGTCGAAGCTCCTGCGCGCGCTGCAAGAGGGCGAGATCCGCCCCGTCGGAGCGACGACGCCCAAGCACGTGAACGTGCGCATCGTGGCCGCGACGAACCGAAACCTCGAGGAGGAGGTCAAGCGCGGCCGCTTCCGCGAGGATCTCTACTACCGCCTCAAGGTCTTCCCGATCCGCCTGCCGCCCCTGCGCGAGCGGCGCGACGACATCCCCGTGCTCGCGTCGCACTTCCTGCAGCGCTACGCCGAGGAGCTGGGCAAGCACGTGGGCGGCTTCAGCCAGCAGGCGATGGAGCTGATGATGGCCTACGACTGGCCGGGCAACGTGCGCGAGCTGCAGAACGAGGTGCAGCGGATCGTGATCCAGCTCGATCCCGGCGCCTTCGCCACGCCCGAGCTTCTGTCGCCGCGCATCCGCCAGGTCGAGGGGCTCGTCGGCCGCGCGGGGGTCGCCCGCGGCACGCTCAAGGACATGATGGACTCGGTGGAGAAGTACCTCCTCATCGAGGCGCTGCGCGAGCACGGCAACAACAAGACGAACGCAGCCCGGACGCTCGGCATCACCCGCGAAGGGTTGCACAAGAAACTCCGTCAATACGGCATTTGAACAGGTGGCCCGTCCGGCCAAACTCCTGACGCGTGGCGGCGGCATGCGCGCGCTTGTACGCGGCAGGGCGATCCGGTTACCCTCGGACCAACCGCGATGTACAGCATTGAGAACCGGGTAGGAAAGCTCGTCGAGATCCGGATCTGGTCGCCGGTCTCCGGCGACGAGGCGACGCGGTGGGGACGCGAGCACGAGGCGGTCATCGGCTCGCTCGTCGGCAATTACTTCTGCTTCGTCGACGTCTTCGAGGCGACCGTGCTCCCGCAGGACGTGGTCGAGGCGTACATCTGCACGCTGAAGAGCGCGACGCGGATGCTGCGCGCCGCGATGCTCCTCGGCCAGAGCCCCACGCTCGGGCTGCAGGTCCAGCGCATGCTCCGCGAGGTGAACAACCCCGAGCGCAAGGCTTTCCGCGATCCGCGCGAGCTCGAGGCGTGGCTCGGCGCGCAGCTCGCCCCGGCCGAACGAACGCGCCTGCGCGAGCTGCTCGAGCGGCGCATGGATGCCACGGGCCCGAGCAGCGCCCCTGCGCCACAGAGCTCGGGCACGCCCGCGAGCTTGCGGTCGCCCAAGAGCGTGCGGGCATTTCCCAGCCTGCGCCCGCCGCCGCCCCCGCCGCCGTCCAATGGCCGCGGCAACGGCCGCGACGAATGACGTAACCCGCCTCCGTCCCCGTCCTTGCCCCTTCCTTGACCCCGGTTCGAGGGTCCTGCGAACATTCCCCGCGCACTTTTGCCGGGGTTCGAATGACGCGCTCGCAACAGGGTCCTGATCGCCTGGCGGTCCTCGCCGTCTCGCTGCTCTTCTTCGTCTCGGGCGCCACGGCCCTGACGGCCGAGGTGGTGCTCAACAAGCTGCTCACGTACGTCTTCGGCTCGAGCCACCTCTCGACCTCCACGGTCCTCGCCGCGTACATGGCGGGCCTGTCCGCGGGCGCCTGGCTGCTCGGCCGCATGGCGGGCAGGATCCGCCGCCCCGTCCTCGCATACGCGCTGCTCGAGCTTCTGGTCGGCGCCTTCTATGCGCTCCTTCCCCTGCTCTTCGGGCCTTTTCAGCGCCTCGGAATCGCGCTCGCGAGC includes:
- a CDS encoding sigma 54-interacting transcriptional regulator yields the protein MLVLEVTQGLAAGRTFELTEEVIRVGRAPGNHVVLEDMHVSGEHARIVVGPERALLHDLRSTNGTTLVRRGERVRVTPESGAIELESGDVIELGSGDEVTQMRVTLADDADKPRVVSLKPIEELAPAAAIIERDPGLLSKLYAAQKRIGGATDLDQVLIEVADAALFLVPGATHATVILRDDEDGREQGAAAYVPVMTRVRLPNGAGGPPRGPVPLARSVYRKVVKERAAVLAADAPTDVGQTESIMGASIRSTIGVPLWRGEDIIGVLQIDNRSAPGMLHATDVELFGVLAANASLAVANARLIKRLVNAEDRLQKENSFLKGREERRRGGGKEVTIIGGSEPMTRVLGQLEKVVDTRVTVLIEGETGTGKEVIAAAIHYRSRRRDKLFVAQNCAALAETLLESELFGHKKGSFTGATEEKKGLFEIADGGTLFLDEITETPMSLQSKLLRALQEGEIRPVGATTPKHVNVRIVAATNRNLEEEVKRGRFREDLYYRLKVFPIRLPPLRERRDDIPVLASHFLQRYAEELGKHVGGFSQQAMELMMAYDWPGNVRELQNEVQRIVIQLDPGAFATPELLSPRIRQVEGLVGRAGVARGTLKDMMDSVEKYLLIEALREHGNNKTNAARTLGITREGLHKKLRQYGI